From Verrucomicrobiota bacterium, the proteins below share one genomic window:
- a CDS encoding TA system VapC family ribonuclease toxin, with amino-acid sequence MKAKTVSLVDVNVLLALLHERHLFSEEATAWLGNRESNDSVAIARIVQMGVLRILTRPSIMGEDVLAPADFWKGWSVLMEDGRFFSVPEPSRLEVVWRETTSSLPAGQCAETDAYLAAFASAGEYRLSTFDKGFSRYAGLDWELID; translated from the coding sequence ATGAAAGCCAAGACGGTCTCACTCGTTGACGTAAACGTCCTTCTGGCCCTTCTCCACGAACGCCATCTTTTTTCGGAGGAGGCGACGGCTTGGCTCGGGAATCGCGAATCGAATGATTCAGTAGCCATTGCGCGGATCGTTCAGATGGGGGTTTTGCGGATTCTTACTCGTCCCTCGATTATGGGAGAGGATGTTCTCGCACCCGCAGATTTCTGGAAAGGATGGTCGGTGCTAATGGAGGACGGCAGGTTTTTTTCAGTCCCCGAGCCCAGTCGCTTGGAGGTTGTCTGGCGTGAAACCACTAGTTCCTTGCCTGCAGGCCAGTGTGCCGAGACCGATGCTTACCTTGCGGCCTTTGCATCGGCGGGGGAATACCGGCTGTCTACCTTCGATAAGGGTTTTTCCCGATATGCGGGCTTGGACTGGGAACTGATTGATTAG
- a CDS encoding phosphotransferase — MIRTAFLPSAGLGSRLRPLTETLPKPLLPVRGEPMIFHVMRHCRDAGIKRFIINTHHLPGLFESTFPNGEWEGLPVHLVHEFLRLETGAGLKNIEPLLDKAESLLIYNSDILTDLPLDELIRTHRDFGRPVATLAASRNGPAQHLVVDLMGRLLKVDRDSALGDEMRFQFLGIAVVESRLMDFLQKDEPESVVEGWRRALADCPGAIRVAEVTKGKWQDIGTIEAYEASREIGFSSAALLLERPLGPENPAASLTKEEAARVDSTAYEDDPGPVRVETVPAGASGRRFFRILRPNRTRILMAYPPTPAENGLFAPIGRALRDACVPVPRILRDDPSKGLIWLEDLGDKDLFSMRDSPGQRRSFYRKAIDELLHIQSLSQTVFFEAETETLPAFDADLYLFERQYFLKELVARVDSDWKPYPELEEEGDHLSRILLENHQSWVHRDYQSKNLMIDAKEEIRIVDYQGIRLGNCFYDLGSLLFDPYVGLPREEREDHYCYYCRRSEKDPKEVRSAYLSASAQRLMQALGAFGRFGIGGEVAFFREKIPEALRLLREVLEEAGFLEMERLVVGLQKRIGD, encoded by the coding sequence GTGATCCGAACGGCCTTTTTGCCCTCTGCTGGACTCGGGTCGCGTCTAAGGCCTCTGACGGAAACTCTTCCCAAGCCTCTTCTCCCAGTCCGGGGAGAACCGATGATCTTTCATGTGATGCGGCATTGCCGCGACGCAGGGATCAAGCGGTTCATCATAAATACCCATCATCTGCCAGGACTTTTTGAGAGCACTTTCCCTAATGGAGAGTGGGAGGGTCTGCCAGTCCATCTGGTTCATGAGTTTCTTCGGTTAGAGACGGGAGCCGGTTTAAAGAACATCGAGCCTCTTCTCGATAAAGCCGAAAGTCTCCTGATCTATAATAGCGATATTCTCACCGACCTTCCTCTGGATGAGTTGATTCGGACCCATCGGGATTTTGGAAGGCCTGTGGCGACTCTTGCCGCTTCGCGAAATGGGCCAGCGCAGCATTTGGTGGTCGATTTGATGGGGCGTCTCCTCAAGGTGGACCGCGATTCTGCTCTGGGTGACGAGATGCGGTTTCAATTTCTCGGAATTGCAGTCGTTGAATCGCGATTGATGGACTTCCTCCAGAAGGATGAACCGGAGTCGGTGGTTGAGGGCTGGAGACGAGCTCTTGCAGACTGTCCGGGCGCAATTCGTGTGGCCGAAGTTACGAAGGGGAAGTGGCAGGATATCGGAACGATAGAGGCTTACGAGGCATCGCGCGAAATTGGGTTCTCCTCAGCAGCTCTTTTGCTGGAAAGGCCGTTGGGCCCGGAAAACCCAGCCGCTTCACTGACTAAGGAAGAGGCAGCGCGGGTGGATTCCACTGCCTACGAAGATGATCCGGGCCCGGTGCGCGTCGAGACTGTTCCTGCCGGTGCTTCGGGGCGTCGCTTTTTTCGAATCCTCCGTCCGAATCGCACCCGCATCCTGATGGCTTATCCTCCCACACCGGCGGAAAATGGGCTCTTTGCACCGATAGGCAGAGCTCTCCGGGATGCTTGTGTTCCGGTTCCCCGTATCTTGCGAGATGATCCTAGCAAAGGTTTGATCTGGCTCGAAGATCTGGGCGATAAGGATTTGTTCTCGATGCGCGACAGTCCCGGTCAAAGACGCTCATTTTACCGGAAAGCCATCGACGAACTCCTGCACATCCAGAGTCTGTCGCAGACGGTGTTTTTTGAGGCAGAAACAGAGACCTTGCCTGCATTTGACGCTGATCTCTACCTGTTTGAGCGACAGTACTTTCTGAAAGAGCTAGTAGCGCGGGTGGATTCGGACTGGAAGCCTTACCCAGAGCTTGAGGAGGAGGGAGATCATCTGAGTAGGATTCTTCTCGAAAATCACCAGTCTTGGGTTCATCGGGATTATCAGAGCAAAAACTTGATGATCGATGCGAAAGAGGAAATCCGAATCGTAGATTATCAGGGGATCCGGCTGGGGAATTGCTTTTACGATCTTGGGAGTCTTCTTTTCGACCCCTACGTCGGTCTGCCCCGCGAGGAACGGGAGGACCACTACTGTTACTACTGCCGGAGGTCTGAGAAAGACCCCAAGGAGGTGCGGAGTGCCTATCTCTCCGCCAGCGCGCAACGACTGATGCAGGCGCTTGGGGCATTTGGTAGGTTTGGAATCGGTGGGGAAGTAGCGTTTTTCCGGGAGAAAATTCCGGAGGCACTACGGTTGTTGCGTGAAGTTTTGGAGGAGGCCGGATTTTTGGAGATGGAGAGGTTAGTTGTTGGATTGCAGAAACGCATCGGCGACTGA